The proteins below are encoded in one region of Paenacidovorax monticola:
- a CDS encoding SulP family inorganic anion transporter, which yields MLRSSLARWFPFLAWPRPDRNLLQGEFWAGMTVGLMLVPQGVAYAALAGMPLVTGIYASLVPALVAVLWSSSTRLGVGPTALTSLLIGASLTGLAEPGSAHWVALAAWMALLSGLLQLLLGAVRFGWLLNLVTSPVLNGFTQAAALLILASQLPALLGLRTTWNAVAASPSLHHFDGTAAAFGLGSLALLMLARRWRSSFPAAIVVIGLAGLLSWALGYADADGAVVGALPAGLPAPYWPGWLSWDEFGSLILPVLVVTLVSFLETASSAKVEHQRGGTRWNENQDLIAHGLAKMSAGLCGSFATSASFSRSAINLYAGAKSGWATLFAIALVLVVLLWLTPALYHVPQSVLAAVVVTAVTSLIKPASLLHLWKISRVEALIGGVTFALTLATAPRMYWGVLVGLVMNLSHFLYQRLHPRIIEVGLHPDGSLRDRHLWHLPPLAPQLLAVRMDAELDFASASALERHVSEHLAAHPEVRQVCLFALPINRIDVTGVEMFLRLRGLVRERGGTLHISGLKLPVERVLGRAGALVPHADLAMYRTDAEALAALQQGVAQPATGPGG from the coding sequence ATGCTGCGTTCTTCCCTTGCCCGCTGGTTCCCCTTTCTCGCCTGGCCCCGCCCCGACCGCAACCTGCTCCAAGGCGAATTCTGGGCCGGCATGACCGTCGGGCTCATGCTGGTGCCCCAGGGCGTGGCATATGCGGCGCTCGCGGGCATGCCGCTGGTCACGGGCATCTACGCCTCGCTCGTGCCCGCCCTGGTGGCGGTGCTGTGGAGTTCCTCCACGCGCCTGGGCGTGGGGCCCACGGCGCTCACCAGCCTGCTCATCGGCGCCTCGCTCACAGGCCTGGCGGAGCCGGGCAGCGCCCACTGGGTGGCCCTGGCCGCGTGGATGGCGCTGCTGTCGGGCCTGCTGCAACTGCTGCTGGGGGCCGTGCGCTTCGGCTGGCTGCTGAACCTCGTGACCTCCCCCGTGCTCAACGGCTTCACCCAGGCGGCGGCGCTGCTGATCCTGGCCTCGCAACTGCCCGCGCTGCTGGGGCTGCGCACCACCTGGAACGCCGTGGCCGCGAGCCCGTCGCTGCACCACTTCGACGGCACCGCGGCGGCCTTCGGCCTGGGCAGCCTGGCGCTGCTCATGCTGGCACGGCGCTGGCGTTCGAGCTTTCCGGCCGCCATCGTGGTCATCGGTCTCGCCGGCCTGCTCAGCTGGGCCCTGGGCTACGCCGATGCCGACGGCGCCGTGGTCGGCGCGCTGCCGGCGGGCCTGCCCGCGCCGTACTGGCCGGGCTGGCTGTCGTGGGACGAGTTCGGCAGCCTGATCCTGCCCGTGCTGGTCGTCACGCTGGTGAGCTTCCTGGAGACCGCGTCGAGCGCCAAGGTGGAGCACCAGCGCGGCGGCACCCGCTGGAACGAGAACCAGGACCTGATCGCCCACGGCCTGGCCAAGATGAGCGCGGGCCTGTGCGGCAGCTTCGCCACCAGCGCCTCGTTCTCTCGCTCGGCCATCAACCTCTACGCGGGTGCCAAGAGCGGCTGGGCCACGCTGTTCGCCATCGCGCTGGTGCTCGTGGTGCTGCTGTGGCTCACGCCCGCGCTGTACCACGTGCCGCAATCGGTGCTGGCCGCCGTGGTGGTCACGGCCGTGACCAGCCTCATCAAGCCCGCGAGCCTGCTGCACCTGTGGAAGATCTCGCGCGTGGAAGCGCTCATCGGCGGCGTGACCTTCGCGCTCACGCTGGCCACGGCGCCGCGCATGTACTGGGGCGTGCTGGTGGGCCTGGTGATGAACCTGAGCCACTTCCTCTACCAGCGCCTGCACCCGCGCATCATCGAGGTGGGCCTGCACCCCGACGGTAGCCTGCGCGACCGCCACCTCTGGCACCTGCCGCCGCTGGCGCCGCAGTTGCTGGCCGTGCGCATGGACGCCGAGCTGGACTTTGCCTCCGCCAGCGCGCTGGAGCGCCATGTGTCGGAGCACCTCGCGGCCCACCCCGAGGTGCGCCAGGTCTGCCTGTTCGCGCTGCCCATCAACCGCATCGACGTGACGGGCGTGGAGATGTTCCTGCGCCTGCGCGGCCTGGTGCGCGAACGCGGCGGCACGCTGCACATCAGCGGCCTGAAGCTGCCGGTGGAGCGGGTGCTGGGCCGTGCCGGCGCGCTCGTGCCGCACGCCGACCTGGCGATGTACCGCACCGACGCCGAGGCGCTGGCGGCCTTGCAACAAGGGGTTGCACAGCCGGCCACGGGGCCAGGAGGCTGA
- a CDS encoding GGDEF domain-containing protein, whose protein sequence is MTPSAAYQFVYLRDLRLATAHALVTQAGGAEAALPNDSPTHYLQGLIDGLCELSLKDPLTGLANRRHFRTVLEREIDRVTRSGEAALLLMLDIDNFKKVNDTYGHLAGDLVLQSVARTLSACVRPMDTLARYGGEEFAVVLPACQAAFGRVVAERVRRAVEATPVRISPAVELNITVSVGGAFALQWIRSTTQLWTERADHQLYRAKMAGRNRVSIEEQPDSTVSAEEKSLLFGPLYTPSSWGDLPPLDPTGSVY, encoded by the coding sequence GTGACTCCCTCCGCGGCCTATCAATTCGTATACCTGCGCGACCTGCGGCTCGCCACGGCGCATGCACTGGTTACGCAAGCGGGCGGGGCCGAAGCCGCCCTGCCCAATGACTCGCCCACGCACTACCTGCAGGGCCTGATCGACGGCTTGTGCGAGCTCTCGCTCAAGGACCCTCTGACCGGGCTGGCCAACCGCCGCCATTTCCGCACCGTGCTGGAGCGCGAAATCGACCGCGTGACGCGCTCGGGCGAGGCCGCTCTGCTGTTGATGCTCGACATCGACAACTTCAAGAAGGTGAACGACACCTACGGCCACCTGGCAGGCGACCTCGTGCTCCAGTCGGTCGCGCGCACGCTCAGCGCCTGCGTGCGGCCCATGGACACGCTGGCGCGCTACGGCGGCGAGGAGTTCGCCGTGGTGCTGCCGGCCTGCCAGGCCGCGTTCGGCAGAGTCGTGGCCGAGCGCGTGCGCCGCGCCGTGGAAGCCACGCCCGTGCGCATCTCGCCCGCCGTGGAGCTCAACATCACGGTGAGCGTGGGCGGCGCCTTTGCGCTGCAGTGGATCCGCAGCACCACCCAGCTGTGGACCGAGCGCGCCGACCACCAGCTCTACCGGGCCAAGATGGCCGGGCGCAACCGTGTCAGCATCGAGGAGCAACCCGACAGCACCGTGAGTGCCGAAGAAAAGAGCCTGTTGTTCGGCCCCCTCTACACGCCCTCCAGCTGGGGCGACCTTCCCCCGCTCGACCCAACAGGCAGCGTCTACTGA
- a CDS encoding sulfurtransferase: MNSILNISCYLFVPLPDAAALRDLLHARALAAELKGTILLAEEGINMFLAGPAPAVRGFVDQLRADARFAPLAPKESWSGTVPFRKMLVKVKREIIRMDHPAIQPANGRAPSVSPATLHRWLDQGHDDEGRPVVTLDTRNAFEVDAGAFDGAIDWRITRFTEFPPALAAHQAELAGKTVVSYCTGGIRCEKAAILMREQGLEHVYQLEGGILKYFEETDGAHYHGGCFVFDEREVLGHDLAAHTVETIEK, encoded by the coding sequence GTGAACTCCATCCTGAACATCTCCTGCTACCTCTTCGTGCCGCTGCCCGACGCGGCGGCGCTGCGCGACCTGCTGCACGCACGGGCTCTTGCCGCCGAGCTCAAGGGCACGATCCTGCTGGCCGAGGAAGGCATCAACATGTTCCTGGCCGGCCCCGCCCCGGCGGTGCGCGGCTTCGTCGACCAGCTGCGCGCCGACGCACGCTTCGCCCCGCTGGCCCCGAAGGAGAGCTGGTCCGGCACCGTGCCGTTCCGCAAGATGCTGGTCAAGGTCAAGCGCGAGATCATCCGCATGGACCACCCGGCCATCCAGCCCGCCAACGGCCGTGCGCCCTCGGTGAGCCCGGCCACGCTGCACCGCTGGCTGGACCAGGGCCATGACGACGAGGGCCGCCCCGTGGTCACGCTCGACACGCGCAATGCGTTCGAGGTGGATGCCGGGGCCTTCGACGGCGCGATCGACTGGCGCATCACCAGGTTCACCGAATTCCCGCCCGCGCTCGCTGCGCACCAGGCCGAGCTGGCCGGCAAGACCGTGGTGAGCTACTGCACGGGCGGCATCCGCTGCGAGAAGGCCGCCATCCTCATGCGCGAGCAGGGGCTGGAGCACGTGTACCAGCTCGAAGGCGGCATCCTCAAGTACTTCGAGGAGACCGACGGCGCGCACTACCACGGCGGCTGCTTCGTGTTCGACGAGCGCGAGGTGCTGGGCCACGACCTTGCGGCCCATACCGTCGAAACTATTGAAAAGTGA